From a region of the Triticum aestivum cultivar Chinese Spring chromosome 7D, IWGSC CS RefSeq v2.1, whole genome shotgun sequence genome:
- the LOC123168720 gene encoding citrate-binding protein-like, whose translation MAKRLTPWISVLVVLSTLWHSCSPAAGADPTAGFTAVETTEDRFKLHKPYDLPQEQRYELCADGMRRFWVYCDDKPFRAGSPTKPRSEILLNVTYNSGVWQFEGYGYVPAGTTGVSVMQVFGAAGPPRNTTLMLHVYGGRLVYYNDEAKVVDDHIYDRWFRLNVVHDVQASALTVFIDGDKRLVVPGYGGDLHYFKFGVYTQTDPSHYMESRWRDVKVYTKTPY comes from the exons ATGGCCAAGCGCTTGACGCCATGGATCAGTGTCTTGGTCGTGCTCTCGACGCTGTGGCACTCGTGCAGCCCGGCCGCTGGTGCCGACCCGACGGCCGGCTTCACCGCTGTCGAGACCACGGAGGACCGGTTCAAGCTCCACAAGCCGTACGACCTGCCGCAGGAGCAGCGCTACGAGCTCTGCGCCGACGGCATGCGGCGGTTCTGGGTCTACTGCGACGACAAGCCCTTCCGCGCCGGGAGCCCCACCAAGCCGCGCTCCGAGATCCTCCTCAAT GTAACGTACAACTCCGGGGTGTGGCAGTTCGAGGGGTATGGCTACGTGCCGGCCGGCACCACGGGAGTGTCAGTGATGCAGGTGTTCGGCGCGGCAGGCCCGCCGCGCAACACGACGCTGATGCTGCACGTCTACGGCGGACGGCTCGTGTACTACAACGATGAGGCCAAGGTGGTCGACGACCACATCTACGACCGTTGGTTCAGGCTCAACGTGGTCCACGACGTCCAAGCGTCGGCCCTCACTGTGTTCATCGACGGCGACAAGAGGCTGGTCGTCCCAGGCTACGGCGGCGACCTCCACTACTTCAAGTTCGGGGTGTACACGCAGACAGATCCCTCGCACTACATGGAGTCGCGGTGGAGGGATGTCAAGGTCTACACCAAGACTCCCTACTGA